The stretch of DNA ATCGATCGGGAAAATGAGCAGGTTCCGCATGGTATACTTAGCCTAGGGGAAATATCATCCTATGGAACGGGCTTATTAGATGTTTTTAATAAAACAATTGTAGTCGGTACCTTTATTCACTAGATCTAGATGATCAGAAAATGGCGGATCAAAGTAAAATAATTCAGGACATTTCTTTGCTATATGAGTTATCACTGGCTGTTGGACAGTCATTGGATATAGAAGAGAATTGTAGTGTATTCCTAAACACCTTGATCAGTCGAAAAGGATTGGCCTTTGCTTCTGTATGGCTTAAGGAAGATCTTTATTATAAATTGCAATGTGGTTTTCCAAACTTCAGGGTGGCTCAAGAGCGTATTGCTTCCAACCATTTTATGGTTGAGGCCTTAAATGGAAAAGCCTATTTGAGTGTAAATCAGGCTCACCCTGACTTCCCGAAATTTGTTCAAGAGAAAAATGTTGCCGGTGGGACCTATGCCATTTTTCGATTAGGGGCCATTGGTTTTCTCAAGTTATTCGCACTCAATCGGAAAGCGGCCTTCTCTGATTTGGAAATGGCACAACTCAAATCGGTTATTGATAAATTTGCGGTTTCCCTCGATGGTTGCCTGGCACACAAACATTTAATCAAGGAAACAATTGAGCGAAAACATGCCGAAACGGAATTCATTAATGCCCAGGTTCGATTGACTCATTTAATCACTAACCTGCAAGCAGGTATCTTGCTGGAGGATGAATCCCGCCATATTCTACTAGCCAATCAGTTTTTTTGTGATATTTTCCAGATACCTGTTCCGCCAGCACAATTAATCGGTATTGACTGTTCAGATTCAGCCGAACAAAGCAAATCTCTTTTTGCAAACCCCCAACTATTTGTGGAGGGCGTAAACACGCTGTTGAAGTGTCGAATTTTACGAGTCAACGAAGAGATCATTATGGCTGATGGCCGTATTTTGGAACGCGACTATATCCCTTTGTTTACGGGCAAAAAATACCTTGGTCACCTTTGGCAATACCGGGATGTAACCAAGGAAAGACAAATTCAAAAAGCCATCATAAAAAGTGAAGAAAAATACAGAGGGATTATAGAAAACATGGAATTAGGCTTATTGGAAGTAACGTTGGACCAAATCATCGTTAAACCTTATGCCATATTTTGTGAAATGTTGGGCTACGAGGAGGCTGAGTTAATTGGAAAAAATGCCATAGACCTCTTTCTTCCAAAAGAATATCAGCAGATACTCCTAGCAGAAGAAGCCAAGCGGCTAGATGGTGTTGGAAGTGTTTATGAACTTCAGATTAGGAAAAAAGATGGAAGCCTGATCTGGGTATTGGTCAGCGGAGCGCCAATAAAGAATTCACATGGAACAGTGGTAGGAACCATAGGTATTCACTATGATATTACTGCTCGCAAACGCCTGGAACAGGAACTTTCCAATGCTAAAGAAAAGGCAGAGAAAGCACAATTGGCGGAGCGTCAGTTTTTGGCCAATATGAGTCATGAAATCAGGACACCAATGAATGCCGTCATCGGGATGACCCATTTGTTATATGAAACCAAGCCGGACAAACTGCAAAAAGAATACCTCGATTCGCTCCGGTTTTCAGCGGATAGTTTGATGGGGATCATTAATAATATCCTCGATCTTTCAAAAATTGGAGCTGGGGAGGTTGAATTTGAGTCCAAGACCTTTGATTTGGTGCAACTTCTGCATTCTTTGCAACGAACCTACCAGTTTAAAGTGAGGGAAAAACCCATTAGTATGGTCCTGGAGATAGACCCCAATATCAAGAACCTGGTCATTGGAGACCCTACCCGTCTCCATCAGATTCTCAATAATTTATTGGGCAATGCCAGCAAATTTACCCACAAAGGCACCATTGGTATCATCGCCACACTGTTGAAACAAAGCAAGGAAGAATACGTCATTGAATTTCAAGTCCATGATACGGGGATAGGTATTGCAAAAGATAAACAAGACGATGTTTTCCGGAATTTCAAGCAAGCAGATGTCAAAATAACCCGCCAATTTGGTGGAACTGGCTTAGGGTTGACGATTGTGAAAGAATTAGTAGAAATGCAAAATGGGAATATCCGCCTAGAAAGCGAGCTAGGGGAAGGTGCCCGATTTTTTATTAGCCTTCCCTTTAAGCAATCGGGTATTCCTATTACCCAATCTTCAACCCCTATAGAGGATAATAATACAGACGGTGCGCACCTACTCAAAGATATTAAGGTTCTTTTAGTGGAAGATAACATGATGAACCAAAAGTTAGCCAGTCGGATTTTGGATAAATGGGAATGCCAATTCAAGATTGCCTCTGATGGAGAAGAAGCCGTGAAAGCCAGTTTAGCGCAGCAATATGACCTTATCCTCATGGATATTCATATGCCCAATATGGATGGTTGTGAAGCAACAGTATGCATCAGAGAAGACCAAAACAACCCCAACCAACATACACCCATTATTGCACTCACCGCTGCCGCATTATTGGAAGAAAAAACGAGGGCTTTGAATGCAGGAATGAATGATTTTGTGACCAAGCCGTTTTCTCCCCGAATTTTAAAAGAACAAGTTTTAAAAACCTTGGGCCTCAAAGCACAAGTCATCCCCACACAGAAAAAGACGGACCAACAACAGGTTCAAATCGATTTAAAATATTTGAAAGAATTCAGTGGAGGAGACCTTTATTTTATTAGAGACATGCTGGAAACATATATCACGGAAGCGCCTTTGACCATGCAAAAAATTCAAGTGGCCGTTGAAAAAGAAAACTGGAAAGAAGTGTATAAGGGTATTCATAAGATGAAGCCAAGTTTCATTATGCTTGGAATGCAACATCAGCATGATTTGGCGGCAGAAGTAGAACGCATGGTTAGGTTAACTGAATTTGACACGGCCCTAGTTGGTGACAACCTGAATCGGATCAGTGCAGATACGCAACGCACACTTCCTTTATTACAGGAAAAGTTAGCGCAAATAAATAAGGCAACAGAAGAATAGTTATCTTTAAAGCTTGTTATTCGACGAAAAACCTACAAGCTATGCATGCTAACCCCTTTCGTATTAAAAGCGTGGTCGTCTGCTTTTCCGCGCTATGGTATACTATCGTTTTTTTATCTAATACCCTGGACCTGTTTAAGGAACTGAGTGTACTTCCCGAAAGTTTTGCTTTCCATTCCGGCAATTTTGAGTTAATTGAGAAAGTGACCGCAGTACACGGTTTTTCCCACCTACTGAATATTGGCTTACTGATTGGTGTCATTTTATTTGAAGGCTTAGTTGGTTTTTTATTTTGGCGATTGCTCTTTCAATTAAAAACTGATTTGGATAGGGGTGGCCCTCAAATCCAGCTCACCTATTTTCTAGGTATTACTTTATGGGGTTTATTTCTGGTTTTTGATGAAATTTTTCTAGTGTATAGGGTCTTTAATGGCGAAGTATTGCACTTCACCATTTTAATTTTTCACCTCATCAGCTATCAATTTATACTAAGTAATGGTAAAACAATAACTTATTAATTTGATGGGGCCCTTTTTCCACCATACTGCGTTACTCGATCGGTCGCTTAGCTAGGCTAGGCTTCCTCCTCGTGCCTTGTCTGGTGAAAAAATGACTCCCCTGAAATTAACAACTTATTATTTCACCATTACTAAGGAATGAGGTCTATTCACCGCCCTTTGGACCATAAAAAATAACCCAGGTTTTGAAATCATGGCTAAAGTCGACAAAGCGATGTTCCTGTCCAGCCGGTACAAATAAAATGTCGTGAGGGCCAAAAGTATAACGTTCCTGTTCTCGAATAAAGGTACCGCGCCCACTGATAATCACATACACTTCATCTTTTTCGTGCGGAGATTGTTTGTCCACCCCATCCGGAATATAGAGCTCAATGGCTAAGGTGCCCCTAGAAAGCAGCGTAAGGAACTCAGCGGGCGCCTGGGCTTTGAGGAGAGACTCGGCCTGCTCCAGCGCAAGGTGGTAGGGGGGATCCACGCTGGACAAAACAGCGTCTTGCTTTATTTGTTGCAGGTGATGTTGCAGGTGGTCGACATAATCGGTAAATAGCCATTCGAGGGTTCGTTCTCCGTTCTCGGTTATGACGGGATAAGCCTTGGTCGTTTCGTTTTGATGGGTGATAATCGCGATGACTTGGCGATTGAGGGAGGACCAGAGGTCTAGCAAATGTGATAATGGCACATCTTGGTAATGATTGGCCTGGACGAGCTCATTTTGCTGATACTTTGGAATAACATAAGGCTTTGGCATAAACTGCACTTCGTTGAATCGCCGAATATTATTCATCGCCGAATCAATGAGATGGCCAAGGATTTCTTTTTTTGACCAGCGCTGTGGTCCTTCTTTTAGGGTAATAGCATGGTCGGATAAAATGGCAAAAACGCGATGCATTTCTTCGATGCTATTATTCAATCGGGTAATTAAGATTTCCATGATAGCATTGGTTGATGGATTATCTTCTGCAATCTAAAAACCTTCCAAAAAGTTCCCTTATACTTCTACCATCAGGGCATGTGCAATGGCATAGATATCTTCAGCAATGGCTGCAGGCGGGCGATTTCCGTCAACTTTCGTTATCCGCTCTTCATTTTGTAACAACTCGAAAGCCTTTAAATATGTGGCATGTACTTTTTTGATATTTTCCTGTGTTTCATAAATTTCAATATCTGCGCGATTAGCATGCACGCGTTGGAGGCCAACTTCAGGTGAAATATCGATATAAATATTAAGGTCAGGACGCAACAGTTCAGCACTCAAGGCATTGGACTGGATCACCCACTCAAGGGGCATATGGGCGCCATGATAGGCATAAGAAGAAAAATAATAACGATCGGTGATGACGGTATACCCTTCTTCCAGTTTTTTAAGCAAGCCATTCACCGGGTTTTGTAAATGGTCTAAGCGATCTGCTACAAAGAGGGCCGCGATGGTCTTATCGTCACCGACGATCCGGCGGGAAAACATCTGGCGAATGAGTGAGCCAATGGGGCCATTGGTCGGCTCGAAGGTAGGGTATACTTGATGTCCTTCGGCTTTTAAGCGATGGCAGAGTAGGCTGACCTGGGTGCTCTTCCCTGAGCCATCAATGCCTTCCAGTGCGATGAATTTCCCTTTTTTTTGCATGCCTGCAAAGGTAAGTCATTGTATCAAAACTTCACTCTTTTTCTTCAGGTGTTTGGTTTTCAAGGAACGCTTTAGTGAAATGTTCTATGCGCTTTGGTTGTGCAAACTTCTGTTGATTGTATGCTTGTGATTGTCCTTTGGGAATCGAAAGACTTTGCCAATCTCTCCCTTTAATCATCCTGCCAATATATACGATTTGGCCAACATGATAGGCATAGTGTGCTAGTTGACGGTTGATGGCTTCTACCACACTATGGCCCATGTTCCGGATGTAAATGGTGGTATCAAAATTATCAGCATGAAGGCTGTTGAGGGCTTCGAAAAGACAAGCCCAACCCGCTTCCCATTTTTCTACCATGTCAGCTTGTGACGCGATGTCAGCAGCAAATTCTGCTTCTCGATCTCGCCATGCTTTTTCACCATCCTCCGTCAAAAAATTAGTCCAACGAGACAGCATATTACCCCAGAGGTGCTTGACGGTAATGGCAATGCTATTGCTTTCTGGATTGAATTGCCAAAAGAAATCCTCCTCGGAAAGCTGAGCAAAAGTGCGATCTCCCAGTAACTTATAGTATTCAAATTGTTTTTTTACACTGTCCAGGTAATGGTCTTCCATCATCTTGCATATTCCCGCAATTTCAGGAGAAAGTCAAGCCCTACCTATGCATTTTTTATTACTTTCCGCATGCTTCCTTAGGACCATTGAGGATACTTTCATACACTGCTGTACTAATGAATTGAGGAATATATTCCCCCCCATTTTCGCTGATTTTGGAGGAAAAGGCCCGCATGTGGTTCCTTGAGCCACAGGTTAGGTTTTCCTGGACCTGCAATATATCCACCTTATTCGTACGGCTAGCCATCCGGTCAATATCACTAATATCCAAGTCTTCGATAGTAGCTCCAACTTTTAAGGCGTCCAATAAGGAAATAGAAGACTGGGCGGTTAAGTCATTATAAAGCTGTTGCAAAGTTGGGTTGGTGAACACGCCCTGTGCCTGACCAATGGTCGGATTGTCAATACCGTATTGGTTCAATAAAAAGGCTACCCTATCCATATGCCTTTGTTCACTGCTGGAAATGTGATCGAAGACATAAAACCCGTAACGATCATAGGAATAGAGATAAACATCCCTTGCCAATTTCTCTTCCTCTACCAGGAACAACAAATCTTCCTGTTCAAAAGCAGTGAGACTTTGAGCGGTTGTTTCATCAACGGTTTCTTGTGTGCAAGCATTAAATGCAACAAGCACCAATGCGGAGAAAAGCCAAATTATTTTTTTCATTGTAACTAGTTTTTGATTATTGGTTACAAGGTACTAGACAAGCTTCTCTTTATCAGTGATGACTATTACAGTCGTTCAATTTTACTTTTAAGAAAAACTTACCTGTCCCCCCATTGTCCCCCTTCTACTTTTGCAGTTATATAGAAAAATGAGCTATTTGATAGCATGAAAAAAATAACACCTATCCTACTAACATTGTATTTCATTTTTTTTGGTAGTCCTGTAGCTGCCAATACCATGGTTTCCGATTATGAAGAAACCCTTCGATTACACCTCAATGCGTTGTTGGGCAGTGAAGCTTTTTCATTCCAATCGCTTGAGGCCGAACTCGGTGAAAAATCGCTGAGTGGTATAGGTACCTTTTTGGGCACTTCAAATATTGGATTTAAAGTGAGCTATCAAAGTGCAACAACCTTAGGCACCTTTGAGGCCACTTTGCCCTCTAATGCCAAAGTGGAGGTGAGTAATAAGGCGCTCTATCAATTAGCAGGGCAGAAATTGAACAAGCTCATTCCCGAGGCTATATCCAAAGGAGTCTACCTTGAAAAGTTCAGTTTCACCGTCAGTAAAAATGAACAAAAGATAGCGACATTGGAGCTATGGTTCAATTGCCTAAGTAATTGGGAATTACTTCAATCGACCTCTTTTGCCATGGAGCAAGTCAAGGTTAATTTTCGAATAGATCACCCTACGCAAAAAGAAAAACGGGCCTTGACTGGAAAAATAACCGGAATTACTCGAATAAATGGTGTTCCGCTTGATGTCAGTGGCCAGATGGTGGCCCAACAAGAAAGCCTACAGCTAAGTGCAGCTACCGGAAACCTTCAACTCAAAGGCACGCTGCAATCGCTCGTAGGCCGATCTGGTTTGCAAGGAATGGCGATACCTGATGCTATGGTTGATTTACAACTGAAAGACGGTATGCTAACCATAGCCCCTTACCAAGAATGGATCACCATTGACGCTGAATCCAATATAGGGAAGGTGGCCATGTTTGTCAGCAAAAACCAGGGAAAATCAAAAAAGGAAACGAAAAAAATTCAATACCTCGTTACGATCACCACTCCGTCGGATTTCAAGCTTTCCCGGCTTGATCATAAACTGCGAGTGATGGACAAATTGCCGTTGGGCAACCAAACAATTGTTCTTTCTTCGGTAGAGAAAAACAAAAAGGAAACCGCCGGCATACCGAGTATTAGCCAAATAAAAGCAAACATTAATAAAGGGTGCAATTTCATTGCCAATTTGGACTTACAAAAAATAAGTCTGGATAAGCTGATCGGGGTCAAAAACATTATAGTCAATTCGGTTTTAAGTGAAAAGCTTCACGATGTTGTTTTAGAATCCAACTTGGAAACAGACCTGTCATTTGGAGCGGGCAATCAGCTCAAAGGAGTGGTTTTCCGATTGCAGCCTTCCCCGCAAAACTTCGCCATATCTCTGCTAGGCGTGATGGATGCACAACTTGGAGACGATCGCTTGGAATTTAAGGGTGGGGTGGAGTTGGTCATGACGGATCAAACCTTGAATTTCCTGGCTATGATGAAAGGGGATTGGAATAATCCATTGGGCGCTCGCGGTTTGGTGATGAGCAATGTAGCGATGCAAATGGGCGCTAGCTTTACAACGGCACCGTTACTGCTCCCCAACCTCGCTTTTTCAGGCGAACTGAAGGTGGGGGGCTTCAAAGGTGCCGCTGCACTGGCTTTTGATACTCGAAACCCAACTAAAAGCATGTTGGCGGCTACTTTTAATGAAATAAACTTAAATGATTTATTTAGTATCGTCATAGATAAAAAGACGCAGCAAAAAATACCCGATGGAATAAAGGATGCCCTCAAACAAATTATGTTTAAAGAAGTAGCGTTGCAAGTGGTGCCCCAGCCGATACAAATTGTAGATGTAAAGTATGAACCAGGTTTTAGAATGGCAGGGGCAATGTCCGTATTGGGGATAAAAGGAGAAGGTCGGATGGAAATAGATTATAGCAATGGTTTATTGATTCAAGGGGCCATTGATCCTATCGCGGTAGGCCCTTTCAAGTTACAAGGAGCTGGAAATAACAAACGACCAAGTTTGTTAGCTGATCTGCGAATGGGTAAAAGCCCCACCATCGCTATTAATGGCCAAGTGAGCTTGCTGGGGCTAAAGGCACAAACAGATGTTGCGGTCTTATCCAATGGCTTTCGCTTTATGGTTGGCGGGAAAATTTTTAACGCTTTCCAGGGGGATATTACCGCTAGCGGACAAGCCTTGGACCAAGGAGGGAGCATGTACCTCAAAGTCAACATGAAAACGGACATTTGGAATTTCCTTGATGAAAAACTAACTGGATTTGTGGAAGAAAGCACGAGTGAGGCCATTAAAAAGCTGACCACTGCGCAAGGAAAAATCAAAGACGCGGAAGGCGTTGTATCCGGTTGGGACAAGGAAATTACCCGATTAAGAGAAGTCGTCAAAAAAGAGCAAGCTGCAGACCGGGCAAAATACCAAAAAGCTTATGATGATGTAGAGAATGCCCAAAAGAAAGTCAATGGCCTCAATACAAAAATTAATGACCTTAAAAAGGAAATTGATGGCAAAAATAAAATTACGCAGCTCCATGAAATCATTGCCCTGGAAGCCAAACTCAAACCCCTCCAAATCGCCAAAGGGACCGCATGGACTGCTTTGGAGGGTTACCAACTGGTTTTAAAAGGCTTTAAACAAGCAAATACTAATCCGGATTTGGATCCGAGGGTCCTTTCTGCGAAAGGTTCTAGAGGGATAGCACTCGGCACTTTAAAAGGAGCAAGAGGTTCACTTGAGGGCTTGAAATTCACCCTTGGCATTACCGGAAAAGCGGCTAGTTTTATACTTGATAAAGGGACAGATGCCCTCATCAAAATCCATCGCGTTAATTTTGAAGGCCAGTTGGATGTTGTCAAAGGTGGCTTTGTGAAATTTAACCTTGATATCGAATGGTTGGGGAAACGCAAGGACATGGACATGTCATTCGACTTTCACGATCCGCTGCGCACCTTGAAAGATTTTGCCGATAAACTGATGAAGAGTGAGTAAGGTAAGCGGGTGTTTTTATGCCGACTCTTCTGGAACATGTCGATCCTGAATACCTAAGTGATTTTCAATTTCTTGTTCTAGATAACGGGCTTTAGAGAGGCTATCTATTCCTGATATCAATTGAATGTGCTTTTGACCTGCCATACTATTCACAATCATAAATATGGTGATTAGGCCACCTACATTTTTGATATAAAGCTGGTCGATTTCCTGAATGGGAAAATGTTGATCTTTTTTTAATTTTTTTGGGCGCCATTTTATGGAAAGAAATCGGTTGTCTATATTCAAGTAAACTTTATACCTGGACCGGTTGGCCA from Saprospiraceae bacterium encodes:
- a CDS encoding response regulator; amino-acid sequence: MADQSKIIQDISLLYELSLAVGQSLDIEENCSVFLNTLISRKGLAFASVWLKEDLYYKLQCGFPNFRVAQERIASNHFMVEALNGKAYLSVNQAHPDFPKFVQEKNVAGGTYAIFRLGAIGFLKLFALNRKAAFSDLEMAQLKSVIDKFAVSLDGCLAHKHLIKETIERKHAETEFINAQVRLTHLITNLQAGILLEDESRHILLANQFFCDIFQIPVPPAQLIGIDCSDSAEQSKSLFANPQLFVEGVNTLLKCRILRVNEEIIMADGRILERDYIPLFTGKKYLGHLWQYRDVTKERQIQKAIIKSEEKYRGIIENMELGLLEVTLDQIIVKPYAIFCEMLGYEEAELIGKNAIDLFLPKEYQQILLAEEAKRLDGVGSVYELQIRKKDGSLIWVLVSGAPIKNSHGTVVGTIGIHYDITARKRLEQELSNAKEKAEKAQLAERQFLANMSHEIRTPMNAVIGMTHLLYETKPDKLQKEYLDSLRFSADSLMGIINNILDLSKIGAGEVEFESKTFDLVQLLHSLQRTYQFKVREKPISMVLEIDPNIKNLVIGDPTRLHQILNNLLGNASKFTHKGTIGIIATLLKQSKEEYVIEFQVHDTGIGIAKDKQDDVFRNFKQADVKITRQFGGTGLGLTIVKELVEMQNGNIRLESELGEGARFFISLPFKQSGIPITQSSTPIEDNNTDGAHLLKDIKVLLVEDNMMNQKLASRILDKWECQFKIASDGEEAVKASLAQQYDLILMDIHMPNMDGCEATVCIREDQNNPNQHTPIIALTAAALLEEKTRALNAGMNDFVTKPFSPRILKEQVLKTLGLKAQVIPTQKKTDQQQVQIDLKYLKEFSGGDLYFIRDMLETYITEAPLTMQKIQVAVEKENWKEVYKGIHKMKPSFIMLGMQHQHDLAAEVERMVRLTEFDTALVGDNLNRISADTQRTLPLLQEKLAQINKATEE
- a CDS encoding DUF2202 domain-containing protein, which gives rise to MKKIIWLFSALVLVAFNACTQETVDETTAQSLTAFEQEDLLFLVEEEKLARDVYLYSYDRYGFYVFDHISSSEQRHMDRVAFLLNQYGIDNPTIGQAQGVFTNPTLQQLYNDLTAQSSISLLDALKVGATIEDLDISDIDRMASRTNKVDILQVQENLTCGSRNHMRAFSSKISENGGEYIPQFISTAVYESILNGPKEACGK
- a CDS encoding DinB family protein translates to MEILITRLNNSIEEMHRVFAILSDHAITLKEGPQRWSKKEILGHLIDSAMNNIRRFNEVQFMPKPYVIPKYQQNELVQANHYQDVPLSHLLDLWSSLNRQVIAIITHQNETTKAYPVITENGERTLEWLFTDYVDHLQHHLQQIKQDAVLSSVDPPYHLALEQAESLLKAQAPAEFLTLLSRGTLAIELYIPDGVDKQSPHEKDEVYVIISGRGTFIREQERYTFGPHDILFVPAGQEHRFVDFSHDFKTWVIFYGPKGGE
- the tmk gene encoding dTMP kinase, whose amino-acid sequence is MQKKGKFIALEGIDGSGKSTQVSLLCHRLKAEGHQVYPTFEPTNGPIGSLIRQMFSRRIVGDDKTIAALFVADRLDHLQNPVNGLLKKLEEGYTVITDRYYFSSYAYHGAHMPLEWVIQSNALSAELLRPDLNIYIDISPEVGLQRVHANRADIEIYETQENIKKVHATYLKAFELLQNEERITKVDGNRPPAAIAEDIYAIAHALMVEV
- a CDS encoding DUF1572 family protein, which gives rise to MMEDHYLDSVKKQFEYYKLLGDRTFAQLSEEDFFWQFNPESNSIAITVKHLWGNMLSRWTNFLTEDGEKAWRDREAEFAADIASQADMVEKWEAGWACLFEALNSLHADNFDTTIYIRNMGHSVVEAINRQLAHYAYHVGQIVYIGRMIKGRDWQSLSIPKGQSQAYNQQKFAQPKRIEHFTKAFLENQTPEEKE